One segment of Rhinatrema bivittatum chromosome 14, aRhiBiv1.1, whole genome shotgun sequence DNA contains the following:
- the LITAF gene encoding lipopolysaccharide-induced tumor necrosis factor-alpha factor, which produces MQAPGSYQSIPSGAPTAPPSYEEATVPQYGLAPGSDMKNTSGPAYNPQPMPVPISNPVTVQTVYVQQQVTFYDRPVQICCPSCREMIVTRLSYNAGALTWLSCGGLCILGCAFGCCLIPFCVDALQDVDHYCPKCNALLGTYKRL; this is translated from the exons ATGCAGGCTCCAGGATCCTATCAGTCTATTCCAAGTGGGGCTCCAACAGCCCCTCcttcatatgaagaggcaacagtTCCCCAGTATGGCCTGGCTCCTGGATCTGATATGAAAAATACGAGTGGCCCTGCATACAATCCACAACCTATGCCAGTTCCAATTTCCAATCCAG TTACCGTTCAGACTGTGTATGTGCAGCAGCAGGTGACGTTTTATGACCGTCCCGTTCAGATATGCTGCCCCTCCTGCCGAGAAATGATAGTGACCCGTCTCTCATATAACGCAGGAGCACTGACCTGGCTGTCCTGTGGGGGCCTCTGCATACTAGG GTGCGCATTTGGATGCTGTTTGATTCCTTTTTGCGTTGATGCTCTCCAGGATGTGGATCACTATTGTCCAAAGTGCAATGCTCTGCTTGGTACCTACAAACGTCTGTAG